The proteins below are encoded in one region of Paenibacillus albus:
- a CDS encoding aldose 1-epimerase: MGRYSAELRVQDGYNMIVLKDSASDSIAKLIPDIGNNLFSFQHGGHDVIKTAVSLQTLQNETFACSKYGTPILFPPNRVREGTYTFNGRTYQLPINEPPHHHLHGELISRAWHLVEFGALDGVGAWAKSRFSFSEHPDIMAYYPHELAFTITYRLVDGKLHMESSIANDGTDEAPFAYGLHPYFSVPYESDNKVILQVPAKDEWPVSNQAFVTDLPSETSFSRSIREEGINLSDYPVLGCSLLTLDQAADSICRIGIPQRGYSIAYQLDKAFPYVLLFRPNWDDAFSIEPYTYVTDAFNLPYASELTGAQGIRPGEVRRLTTALWTEPN; the protein is encoded by the coding sequence ATGGGCAGATATTCAGCTGAACTCCGTGTTCAAGACGGCTACAATATGATCGTGCTCAAGGATTCAGCCAGCGATAGCATCGCCAAGCTGATTCCCGATATCGGCAACAACCTATTCAGCTTTCAGCATGGCGGGCATGACGTTATTAAGACAGCCGTTAGCCTGCAGACGCTTCAGAATGAAACATTCGCGTGCTCCAAATACGGAACGCCGATTTTATTTCCGCCTAACCGGGTTCGCGAAGGCACTTATACATTTAACGGACGCACCTACCAGCTGCCGATTAATGAACCGCCGCATCATCATCTGCATGGCGAGCTCATTAGCAGAGCTTGGCATCTCGTCGAGTTTGGCGCATTAGACGGCGTCGGCGCATGGGCGAAGAGCCGCTTCAGCTTCAGCGAGCATCCGGATATTATGGCGTATTATCCGCATGAGTTAGCTTTTACAATTACGTACCGACTCGTTGATGGCAAGCTTCACATGGAGAGCTCCATCGCAAACGATGGGACGGATGAAGCACCGTTCGCTTATGGCCTGCATCCTTATTTCTCGGTTCCATATGAAAGCGATAACAAGGTTATTCTGCAAGTGCCGGCGAAGGACGAGTGGCCGGTTTCGAACCAGGCTTTCGTTACTGATCTGCCTTCGGAAACATCGTTTAGCCGAAGCATTCGCGAAGAAGGCATTAACCTCTCGGACTATCCCGTTCTAGGCTGTTCCTTGCTAACGCTCGATCAAGCAGCAGACTCCATCTGCCGCATCGGCATTCCTCAGCGCGGATATTCTATAGCCTACCAATTGGATAAAGCATTCCCTTACGTGCTGCTGTTCCGTCCGAATTGGGACGATGCGTTCTCCATTGAACCCTATACGTATGTGACCGACGCGTTCAATCTGCCTTATGCAAGCGAGCTGACAGGAGCTCAGGGGATTCGCCCAGGCGAAGTACGCCGTCTGACAACGGCACTATGGACGGAGCCAAACTAA
- a CDS encoding spore germination protein — MMIRRSARSKGGNDDGNSRNNTNRNSGNLSVPRGHLETKLEANIERIKTEVAASPDLIVRRFTLRTGQHQHVAAVYLETITDKETVNEFVMRSLMSPFLPEIPEGGATPEEAFKYICDNALAVGQVEVLDNWTTMLLELLTGKTLLFVDGWDQCISCSTIGGDKRAVSEASTQVVIRGPKDSFTESLPTNIALIRRRIRSEKFGFEAIKIGRVTQTNVAMLYIEGIVKEEIKQEVRKRLEKIDTDAILESGYIEEFIEDNWSSPFPTIYNTERPDVIAANLLEGRIAIVVDGTPFALVVPTILPQFFASAEDYYQRYDIGTFLRLLRYAAFVISLFGPAVYIALTTFHQEMLPTTLLINLSGAREGVPFPALIEAFAMELSFEILREAGVRMPRAVGQAVSIVGALVLGEAAVQAGIVSPIMVIVVSITAIANFSIAAYNLAITARLLRFLFMIAAGMLGFYGIILGFIMLVAHMNALRSFGVSFLSPLVPFKFKQLKDVFVRLPHWSFTERPDDTSDNTTRMPSGQKPQT; from the coding sequence ATGATGATAAGACGATCAGCTCGATCCAAAGGCGGCAACGACGACGGAAACAGCAGGAATAACACTAATCGGAACAGCGGTAATCTCTCTGTGCCTCGCGGCCATCTCGAAACGAAACTGGAGGCGAACATTGAGCGGATCAAGACCGAGGTTGCCGCAAGTCCAGACCTGATCGTGCGCCGATTCACGCTGCGAACCGGACAGCATCAGCATGTAGCGGCTGTCTATCTGGAGACGATTACAGACAAGGAAACGGTCAACGAATTCGTCATGCGTTCCTTAATGTCGCCTTTTCTACCTGAAATACCGGAGGGAGGAGCGACACCTGAAGAAGCGTTCAAATATATTTGTGACAATGCCTTAGCCGTTGGGCAAGTTGAAGTGTTGGACAATTGGACGACGATGCTCCTGGAGCTGTTAACGGGCAAGACGCTCCTCTTTGTCGACGGCTGGGATCAATGCATCAGCTGCAGCACAATTGGCGGCGACAAGCGGGCGGTATCAGAGGCGAGCACCCAGGTCGTCATTCGCGGCCCTAAGGATAGCTTCACGGAATCGCTCCCAACGAACATAGCGCTAATCCGCAGGCGGATTCGAAGCGAGAAATTCGGCTTCGAAGCGATTAAGATTGGCCGGGTGACGCAAACGAACGTTGCTATGCTCTATATCGAAGGTATCGTCAAGGAAGAGATCAAGCAAGAAGTGCGCAAGCGGCTTGAGAAAATCGACACTGATGCGATTCTGGAGTCCGGCTATATCGAGGAGTTCATCGAGGACAACTGGAGTTCTCCTTTTCCGACCATCTATAACACCGAGCGGCCCGATGTCATTGCGGCGAACCTGCTTGAAGGGCGCATCGCGATTGTCGTGGACGGCACTCCATTCGCCTTGGTTGTGCCAACGATTCTGCCTCAATTCTTCGCGTCGGCCGAGGATTATTACCAGCGGTACGATATCGGCACTTTTCTCCGTCTGCTGCGGTATGCCGCCTTCGTCATCTCGCTCTTCGGCCCAGCGGTCTATATTGCGTTAACGACCTTCCATCAGGAGATGCTGCCAACGACACTGCTCATTAACCTCTCCGGTGCAAGGGAAGGCGTACCATTCCCTGCGCTAATTGAGGCGTTCGCGATGGAGCTCAGCTTCGAGATTCTGCGGGAGGCTGGGGTTCGGATGCCGCGGGCCGTCGGGCAAGCGGTTTCCATCGTCGGTGCGCTCGTCCTTGGCGAAGCCGCTGTTCAAGCCGGTATCGTCTCGCCGATTATGGTTATCGTCGTATCGATCACAGCGATCGCAAACTTCTCCATCGCTGCTTATAACCTGGCTATTACTGCACGGCTGCTGCGTTTTCTCTTCATGATTGCAGCGGGCATGCTCGGCTTCTACGGCATTATTCTCGGTTTCATTATGCTGGTTGCTCATATGAATGCACTGCGCTCGTTCGGCGTCTCATTCCTGTCGCCGCTCGTTCCGTTCAAATTCAAGCAATTGAAGGACGTCTTCGTCCGACTGCCGCACTGGAGCTTTACAGAACGGCCCGATGACACATCGGATAATACAACTCGGATGCCTTCGGGACAGAAGCCGCAAACTTAA
- a CDS encoding Ger(x)C family spore germination protein, which yields MRAGLRIVKIILAAAVLVTSALLVTGCWNSRELNKLAIVTAMAIDKTDKDEYKLAFQVVMPGELSNSVKGGGGGAPFSVYTVKSKTLFEGIRKASKQVPRQLFFSHIQVVILGERLAKSGIEEIFDFFERSHEVRLTSMLLVARGATPEKLVSTLVPLAPIQADALMGSAEFSSKIWSNTPVIGIDDAIRKLINPGVEPSISGLRLLGNDQDVSSKSNLEKTRPPYHLEVTGVAMFRKGKLVGWLENDKARGYMFVINRMHSTIMNLSCQDLQDGIALEVIKSKTKTDVSIQNGVVKVKINVMAEGNISEVKCGVPLDDLEVLSKMEKEWGDHTIADMKDAIKNAQSLHTDVFGFGEVLQRQHPKQWRKVEKDWEDKFTNAEVSIVFQGQILRTGMRGKSLLEKP from the coding sequence ATGAGAGCAGGATTGCGGATTGTAAAAATCATTCTGGCGGCAGCCGTCCTTGTCACTTCCGCCTTGCTCGTAACCGGCTGCTGGAACAGCCGAGAGCTTAATAAGCTCGCTATCGTGACAGCGATGGCAATTGATAAGACGGATAAAGATGAATATAAACTAGCTTTCCAAGTCGTTATGCCCGGCGAGCTAAGCAATTCGGTTAAGGGCGGCGGCGGCGGCGCTCCGTTCTCCGTCTACACCGTGAAGTCGAAGACACTGTTCGAAGGCATCCGAAAAGCGTCGAAGCAAGTTCCGCGCCAGCTGTTCTTTTCCCACATCCAGGTCGTCATCCTAGGAGAGCGTCTTGCTAAGTCTGGAATCGAAGAGATTTTCGATTTCTTCGAGCGCTCTCATGAGGTGCGGCTCACCTCGATGCTGCTCGTAGCAAGAGGAGCTACGCCGGAGAAACTGGTCAGCACGCTTGTTCCACTCGCGCCTATTCAAGCTGATGCACTGATGGGTTCAGCCGAATTCTCTTCAAAGATTTGGTCCAACACGCCAGTTATCGGCATTGATGATGCCATTCGCAAGCTCATTAATCCAGGCGTTGAACCATCGATCAGCGGCCTGAGGCTGCTCGGAAACGATCAGGATGTATCGAGCAAAAGCAATCTCGAGAAAACGCGGCCGCCTTATCATCTCGAAGTAACCGGCGTCGCCATGTTCCGAAAAGGGAAACTCGTCGGTTGGCTTGAGAATGATAAAGCACGAGGTTATATGTTTGTTATCAATCGAATGCACAGCACCATTATGAATCTCAGCTGCCAGGACTTGCAAGACGGGATTGCACTCGAGGTTATTAAGAGCAAGACCAAGACGGACGTATCCATTCAGAATGGTGTCGTCAAAGTGAAAATCAACGTCATGGCCGAAGGAAATATATCCGAGGTAAAATGCGGCGTTCCGCTTGACGATCTCGAGGTGCTGAGCAAGATGGAGAAAGAATGGGGCGATCACACGATCGCGGACATGAAGGATGCGATCAAGAACGCCCAATCGCTTCACACCGACGTCTTCGGCTTTGGCGAAGTGCTGCAGCGCCAGCATCCTAAGCAGTGGCGGAAGGTGGAGAAGGATTGGGAGGACAAGTTCACCAATGCGGAAGTTAGCATCGTGTTCCAAGGGCAGATACTGCGGACAGGCATGAGAGGCAAGTCGCTCCTCGAGAAACCTTAA
- a CDS encoding GerAB/ArcD/ProY family transporter, whose amino-acid sequence MKNPIENIGPLHLFAWITLFELGTAVVIPVGMDAKQDAWIVTLSGCLIGIAFFSLVFGGLYKLYPDMPLTAYTRRIVGPFLGWLIGFSYLLYFMYIASRNMRDFIDLLTAAAYDATPMFALGAFMLIAVGYIISLGIEVFGRTAFIFFMLCCFVFLFIIALVLLSDLSDFHRIEPVLGDGWKPVWKALLPTGLTFPFGEMIVMTMFLPYLNKKYKAVRISIGAMAFSAILLCVATFVNISVLGVEIASRATFPLFTSLSRLRLAEIVQRLDSVVLFLLIITSFFKIGTFMFASILAARDLFKISNYKTLVMPIGIIVLLTSLTVAGNLTEHLKEGLKLVPYYMHLPLQFAIPVFLLLIGLLRRAIRSRRSSTSTSS is encoded by the coding sequence TTGAAAAATCCGATTGAGAACATTGGCCCTCTGCATCTTTTTGCATGGATAACTTTATTCGAGCTGGGTACGGCCGTTGTCATTCCCGTCGGCATGGATGCGAAGCAGGACGCCTGGATTGTAACGCTAAGCGGCTGTTTGATCGGAATCGCGTTCTTCTCCCTTGTGTTTGGCGGCTTGTACAAGTTATATCCGGACATGCCGTTAACCGCGTATACGCGCAGAATTGTCGGGCCCTTCCTCGGCTGGCTGATCGGCTTCAGCTATCTGCTCTATTTCATGTACATTGCAAGCCGGAATATGCGCGACTTCATCGATCTGCTTACAGCAGCAGCTTATGATGCAACGCCTATGTTTGCACTTGGCGCATTCATGCTGATTGCCGTTGGCTACATCATTAGCCTAGGGATCGAAGTATTTGGCCGGACGGCTTTCATCTTCTTCATGCTCTGCTGCTTCGTGTTTCTGTTTATCATCGCTCTGGTGCTCTTGTCGGATTTATCGGACTTTCATCGGATCGAGCCTGTTCTGGGCGATGGCTGGAAGCCGGTATGGAAAGCCCTCCTCCCGACAGGTCTGACGTTCCCATTCGGAGAAATGATCGTGATGACGATGTTTCTGCCTTACCTGAACAAGAAGTATAAAGCGGTTCGCATCAGTATCGGCGCCATGGCATTCAGCGCAATACTGCTGTGTGTCGCAACGTTCGTGAATATCTCGGTGCTCGGGGTCGAAATCGCATCAAGGGCGACATTCCCGCTCTTTACCTCGCTTAGCCGGCTGCGGCTTGCAGAAATTGTGCAGCGGCTGGATTCCGTTGTCTTGTTCCTGCTCATCATTACAAGCTTCTTCAAGATCGGCACATTCATGTTCGCCTCCATCCTTGCCGCGCGCGATCTGTTCAAGATTAGCAACTATAAGACGCTTGTCATGCCGATTGGCATTATCGTCCTGCTAACCTCGCTCACGGTTGCCGGCAATTTGACGGAGCATCTGAAGGAAGGACTAAAGCTCGTGCCGTACTATATGCATCTGCCGCTGCAGTTCGCGATTCCGGTGTTCTTACTGCTGATCGGCCTGCTCCGGCGCGCCATCCGCAGTCGGCGATCCTCTACTTCCACTTCCTCTTGA
- a CDS encoding alpha/beta hydrolase: protein MYHANYVHSGYWPSDYRHGNLGKPLTFVLVHGSWAHSSFWRNVGAELAARGHIVYAPEYPGHGGDPNTHVTHGMISKAVADFIIGHNLKDVILVGHSFGGSVVQKAAELVPDRLKRMVFMDGFVIGDGESLADQFPPSALSGFEQLRKASGASDTIMLPYPLFRDTFVNLADEAYARHLYSEIRPEPAKPLFEKLDLKKFYALQTPRSYLFLTGDNAVQQGEGYGWHPHMSSRLGMFRLVVAEGDHMTYFHTQPAYYAVKLIEASRD, encoded by the coding sequence ATGTATCATGCAAATTATGTTCATTCGGGCTACTGGCCCTCAGATTATCGTCACGGCAATTTGGGAAAGCCGCTTACGTTCGTGCTTGTACACGGATCTTGGGCGCATTCAAGCTTCTGGCGAAACGTTGGTGCAGAGCTCGCAGCGAGAGGACATATCGTCTATGCGCCGGAATATCCGGGTCACGGCGGTGATCCGAACACGCACGTGACGCACGGCATGATATCGAAGGCCGTCGCCGACTTTATCATCGGTCACAACTTGAAGGATGTCATTCTCGTTGGCCACAGCTTCGGCGGCTCTGTCGTCCAGAAGGCCGCGGAGCTTGTGCCGGACCGCCTGAAGCGTATGGTCTTCATGGACGGATTCGTGATAGGCGACGGGGAATCGCTCGCAGATCAATTCCCACCCTCGGCGTTGAGCGGCTTTGAGCAGCTTCGCAAAGCATCCGGCGCTAGCGACACCATTATGCTGCCATATCCGCTGTTTCGGGATACGTTCGTGAACCTGGCTGATGAAGCATATGCGCGTCACCTTTACAGCGAGATCCGCCCAGAGCCCGCGAAGCCGTTGTTCGAGAAGCTGGATCTGAAGAAATTTTATGCGCTGCAGACGCCGCGAAGCTATCTGTTTCTGACCGGGGACAACGCCGTTCAGCAAGGAGAGGGCTACGGTTGGCACCCGCACATGTCCAGCAGACTGGGCATGTTCCGCCTCGTCGTTGCAGAGGGCGACCACATGACCTATTTCCATACGCAGCCTGCTTACTATGCAGTGAAGCTGATAGAAGCTTCTCGGGATTAA
- a CDS encoding CBS domain-containing protein yields the protein MEIRSFLLPKEEVSFLTTAATMKTAVDKLDACHYTAIPVIDEEGKYVGTLSEGDLLWKLKRTPGLHFDNMHEVSITDVKKRIYNECVAVDAQMEDMLTLAADQNFVPVVDDDRLFLGIIRRRDIIEYYTRNITD from the coding sequence GTGGAAATCAGATCGTTCTTATTACCTAAAGAAGAAGTTTCATTCCTTACGACAGCCGCAACGATGAAGACGGCGGTCGACAAGCTGGATGCTTGCCATTACACGGCCATTCCAGTCATCGACGAGGAAGGTAAATACGTCGGGACGCTGTCCGAAGGGGATTTGTTATGGAAGCTGAAGCGCACGCCCGGCCTTCATTTCGATAACATGCACGAGGTGTCCATCACCGATGTCAAGAAACGCATTTACAATGAATGCGTCGCCGTTGACGCCCAGATGGAGGATATGCTAACGCTCGCGGCCGACCAGAATTTCGTGCCTGTCGTCGACGACGACCGTCTGTTCCTTGGCATCATCCGCCGCAGGGATATTATCGAATATTACACTCGCAATATTACGGACTAA
- a CDS encoding FAD-binding protein yields the protein MQEERNWAGNYRFGAAELFEPEQVEQLQDWVAKSQQVRALGTRHSFNSIADTEGSLVSLKKMNQVLELDQARGTVTVEGGIRYGELAEFLHNNNYALHNLASLPHITIAGACATGTHGSGDRNGGLATAVRSIEVVTASGEKVVFTRGEQPEADGAIVGLGALGIVSKLTLDIMPSFDISQLLYEKLPLSRLESGIDGVFSSAYSVSLFTDWSSDRFNQVWLKHLALAGAEDMRGEEEFHGATRAVAKLHPVPGISAEPCSEQLGVRGPWHVRLPHFRMAFTPSAGEELQSEYFVPRKHAYAALEAIHQLREHIAPLIYISEVRTIAADQLWMSPSYGRDSVAIHFTWKPLGEAVQRVLPLIEAALEPYEARPHWGKLFTMAPERVKSQYEKRADFLSLAAKCDPQGKFRNSFLDRYVW from the coding sequence ATGCAAGAGGAACGCAATTGGGCGGGGAATTATAGGTTTGGTGCTGCGGAGCTGTTCGAGCCGGAGCAAGTGGAGCAGCTGCAGGACTGGGTGGCGAAGAGCCAGCAGGTGAGGGCGCTTGGAACGCGGCATTCGTTCAACAGCATTGCTGATACGGAGGGCAGCTTGGTATCGCTGAAGAAGATGAATCAAGTGCTGGAGCTTGATCAGGCCAGAGGGACCGTCACGGTGGAAGGCGGCATTCGGTACGGTGAGCTCGCTGAGTTTTTGCATAATAACAACTATGCCTTGCATAATCTTGCTTCGCTGCCGCACATCACAATTGCCGGTGCTTGCGCAACAGGGACGCATGGCTCAGGGGACCGCAACGGAGGACTAGCGACAGCCGTCCGTTCCATTGAGGTCGTTACGGCAAGCGGGGAAAAGGTTGTTTTCACTCGCGGCGAGCAGCCGGAAGCGGATGGAGCTATCGTTGGCCTTGGAGCACTGGGCATCGTATCGAAGCTGACGCTCGACATCATGCCGAGCTTTGACATTAGTCAGCTGCTATATGAGAAGCTTCCGTTATCCAGGCTTGAGAGCGGGATCGATGGTGTGTTCTCAAGCGCATACAGCGTCAGCCTCTTCACGGATTGGAGCAGCGATCGCTTCAATCAGGTGTGGTTGAAGCATCTGGCTCTGGCTGGTGCAGAAGATATGCGCGGCGAAGAAGAGTTCCACGGGGCGACAAGAGCTGTCGCGAAGCTGCATCCCGTGCCAGGCATTTCGGCGGAGCCATGCAGCGAGCAGCTTGGCGTGCGCGGGCCATGGCATGTGCGTCTGCCGCATTTCCGCATGGCCTTTACGCCAAGCGCGGGAGAAGAGCTGCAGAGCGAATACTTTGTGCCGCGGAAGCATGCCTATGCTGCGTTAGAGGCCATTCATCAGCTGCGGGAGCATATCGCTCCGCTGATCTATATTTCCGAAGTGCGCACAATCGCCGCCGATCAGCTGTGGATGAGTCCAAGCTACGGACGGGACTCGGTCGCGATCCATTTTACATGGAAGCCGCTTGGCGAGGCTGTTCAGCGCGTACTGCCGCTTATCGAAGCAGCGCTCGAGCCTTATGAGGCACGCCCGCATTGGGGTAAGCTGTTCACGATGGCGCCGGAGCGTGTGAAGTCGCAGTATGAGAAACGAGCTGATTTTCTTAGCCTTGCTGCCAAGTGCGATCCGCAAGGGAAGTTCCGCAACTCGTTCCTCGATCGGTATGTGTGGTAG
- a CDS encoding AMP-binding protein, producing MQQTSYSDSSIIESAFLSRMGDKRNVNLYNELLAAADKGRTTTIIEDPLGKVTYKRLLLSIQVVSAVLAEHLDGQPKVGVLLPNVIGNVVTLFSLFKLGVTPCMLNFSMGAESIAECCATAEVKKVITSKAFIEKGGLDAIVKHLSSTVQFIYLEDIQKQVNFGHKLNGFVRYALKRRTAHQSNEIILFTSGTESKPKGVVLTHDNLYANVNQMLSVIHFMPSDLIFNALPMFHCFGLLLVLLGAINDLPVYLYPNPLHYREIPSSIRKTKATIICGTSTFFEGYGLNANEGDLASLRLVIAGAEKLKEEVAKLWQERFGIHIFEGYGVTETSPVISTNTPDVRKPGTVGRLAPGMEYRINPVEGIASGGTLVVKGPNVMKGYLIHGKGFVPCDGWHDCGDVVTVDDEGFITIQSRLKRFAKIAGEMVALGHVEKLASGCFEHAGFYAVSIPDSKKGERIVLFSTKEDTDLNSLKKYIKQEKISSLYIPSQIHNLAEVPILGTGKTNYVQLMEQARQLENEITTLG from the coding sequence ATGCAGCAAACTTCCTATTCCGATTCATCGATTATCGAATCCGCTTTTCTCTCGCGTATGGGAGACAAGCGCAATGTCAATTTATACAACGAGCTTCTAGCTGCTGCTGATAAGGGGAGAACAACAACCATTATCGAAGACCCGCTCGGCAAAGTGACCTATAAGAGGCTTCTGCTCTCGATCCAAGTTGTAAGCGCTGTCCTTGCGGAGCATCTGGATGGGCAGCCGAAGGTCGGCGTCCTTCTGCCGAATGTCATCGGTAACGTCGTTACGTTGTTCTCTTTATTCAAGCTTGGCGTCACGCCATGTATGCTCAACTTCTCGATGGGAGCCGAATCGATTGCGGAGTGCTGTGCGACGGCTGAGGTGAAGAAAGTGATTACCTCCAAAGCTTTTATCGAGAAGGGCGGCCTGGATGCCATCGTGAAGCATCTGTCTTCCACCGTTCAATTCATTTACTTGGAGGATATTCAGAAGCAGGTCAATTTCGGCCATAAGCTAAACGGGTTTGTCAGGTACGCGCTGAAGAGACGGACTGCTCACCAAAGCAACGAAATCATCCTGTTTACGTCCGGTACGGAGAGCAAGCCCAAGGGCGTCGTGCTGACGCATGATAATTTGTATGCGAACGTGAACCAGATGCTGTCGGTCATTCATTTTATGCCAAGTGATCTGATCTTCAATGCGCTGCCAATGTTCCATTGCTTCGGGCTCTTGCTCGTATTGCTCGGCGCGATCAATGATTTACCGGTCTACCTGTATCCGAACCCGCTGCATTACAGGGAAATTCCGAGCTCGATTCGCAAGACAAAAGCAACTATTATATGCGGTACTTCCACGTTCTTCGAAGGTTACGGCTTAAACGCGAATGAGGGCGATCTCGCTTCGCTTCGTCTCGTCATTGCCGGCGCGGAGAAGCTGAAGGAGGAAGTTGCCAAGCTGTGGCAGGAGCGGTTCGGGATTCATATTTTCGAAGGCTATGGCGTGACGGAAACGTCTCCCGTGATCTCGACAAATACGCCGGATGTCCGCAAACCGGGAACGGTGGGGAGACTTGCGCCGGGCATGGAATACCGGATTAATCCGGTTGAAGGGATTGCGAGCGGGGGAACGCTTGTCGTAAAAGGGCCGAATGTGATGAAGGGCTACCTCATTCACGGCAAAGGATTCGTTCCATGCGACGGCTGGCATGACTGCGGAGACGTTGTAACGGTGGACGACGAAGGGTTTATAACGATTCAATCCAGGCTGAAACGGTTCGCCAAGATTGCGGGAGAGATGGTGGCTCTCGGACATGTCGAGAAGCTCGCCAGCGGCTGCTTCGAGCATGCCGGATTCTATGCGGTTTCTATCCCTGACAGCAAGAAGGGAGAGCGCATCGTACTTTTCTCAACCAAGGAAGATACAGACTTGAATAGCCTAAAGAAATATATCAAGCAGGAGAAAATTTCATCCCTCTACATTCCGTCCCAGATACACAATTTGGCGGAAGTCCCGATTCTAGGGACGGGCAAGACGAATTACGTTCAGCTTATGGAGCAAGCGAGGCAGCTGGAGAATGAAATAACGACGCTGGGCTAA
- a CDS encoding AraC family transcriptional regulator, whose amino-acid sequence MEQTQTEQDDYYRTRLTQTIAIEQMITMFYFEFGRDYVFSGESHNFWELLYVDRGVIEVMADDERHLLTQGMMIFHKPNEYHKFNAVGGKAPNVIVMTFECESEAITGFRDLVIQLEDEERNMLANIVREGMNAFEFPFRHPLKRREDAKLGSEQLIKCYLETLLLRLLRRQAVHARKPSLSSAAKERASDELARHIVKYLDDHLDRELSLDEISRMFMIGKTRLKELFKQATGHTVMAYAANARVERAKLMIRERTDNMTEIAEKLGFSSIHYFSKAFKKQTNMTPTEYARTVKARLSSAE is encoded by the coding sequence ATGGAACAAACGCAGACAGAACAAGACGACTATTACCGCACGCGGCTAACGCAGACGATCGCCATTGAGCAGATGATCACGATGTTCTACTTCGAATTCGGGCGCGATTACGTGTTCAGCGGGGAGAGCCATAATTTTTGGGAGCTGCTGTACGTCGATCGCGGCGTAATCGAGGTGATGGCGGATGATGAGCGGCATTTGCTCACGCAAGGCATGATGATCTTCCATAAGCCCAATGAGTATCACAAGTTCAATGCGGTGGGAGGCAAGGCGCCGAACGTCATTGTGATGACCTTCGAATGCGAATCGGAAGCGATCACGGGGTTCCGCGATCTTGTCATTCAATTGGAAGACGAAGAGCGAAATATGCTGGCCAATATTGTGAGAGAGGGTATGAATGCGTTCGAGTTTCCGTTCCGGCATCCGCTGAAGCGCCGCGAGGATGCCAAGCTTGGCAGCGAGCAGCTGATCAAATGCTACTTGGAAACGCTGCTGCTACGACTTCTCCGCAGGCAAGCCGTGCACGCGCGTAAGCCGTCGTTGTCTTCAGCGGCCAAGGAAAGAGCAAGCGACGAGCTGGCAAGGCATATCGTCAAGTATCTGGACGATCACTTAGACAGGGAGCTGTCCTTAGACGAGATCAGCCGCATGTTCATGATCGGGAAGACTCGGCTTAAAGAGCTGTTCAAGCAAGCAACCGGCCACACGGTCATGGCCTATGCAGCGAATGCAAGAGTGGAGCGGGCGAAGCTGATGATTCGCGAGCGTACCGACAACATGACGGAGATTGCAGAGAAGCTGGGGTTTAGCAGCATTCATTATTTCTCCAAGGCATTCAAGAAACAGACGAATATGACCCCGACGGAGTATGCGCGGACGGTAAAAGCGAGGCTCTCCAGCGCGGAGTAA